A single region of the Thioalkalivibrio nitratireducens DSM 14787 genome encodes:
- the lepB gene encoding signal peptidase I, translating to MTFSLELILVLGTLVTGLIWLGWAVLRRLGSVDRRRSMPWYVDYSRSFFPVLLIVLVLRSFVAEPFRIPSGSMMPTLLVGDFILVNKFSYGVRLPVTRSVILDSGKPERGDVAVFKYPRNPAEDYIKRVIGVPGDVIEFRDRTLYVNGEPQETERLGTYTGVGSGSMMTGALRYREHLGDTPHEILMWEGSPGLSGSVRVPEGHYFMVGDNRDNSNDSRMWGFVSEDLLVGRALFIWLNWDYNGGHWDFSRIGNRIR from the coding sequence ATGACGTTCAGCCTGGAGCTGATTTTGGTGCTGGGCACGCTGGTGACGGGGCTGATCTGGCTGGGCTGGGCCGTGCTCCGGCGGCTGGGCAGCGTCGACCGGCGCAGGAGCATGCCGTGGTACGTCGACTACTCGCGCTCGTTCTTTCCTGTATTGCTGATCGTGCTGGTGCTGCGCTCCTTCGTCGCGGAGCCGTTCCGGATCCCGTCGGGGTCGATGATGCCGACGCTGCTGGTCGGCGATTTCATCCTGGTGAACAAGTTCTCCTACGGCGTGCGCCTGCCCGTCACCCGCAGCGTGATCCTGGACAGCGGGAAGCCCGAACGGGGTGATGTCGCGGTGTTCAAGTACCCGCGCAATCCCGCCGAGGACTACATCAAGCGGGTGATCGGCGTGCCGGGCGATGTGATCGAGTTCCGCGATCGCACGCTCTACGTGAACGGCGAGCCGCAGGAAACCGAGCGGCTCGGCACATATACCGGCGTAGGTTCGGGAAGCATGATGACCGGCGCACTGCGCTACCGCGAACACCTTGGTGACACCCCGCACGAGATCCTGATGTGGGAGGGCAGCCCGGGGCTCAGTGGCTCGGTGCGGGTTCCCGAAGGGCATTACTTCATGGTGGGCGACAACCGCGACAACAGCAACGACAGCCGGATGTGGGGCTTCGTGTCCGAGGATCTGCTGGTCGGCCGCGCGCTCTTCATCTGGCTGAACTGGGATTACAATGGCGGGCACTGGGACTTTTCCCGGATCGGCAATCGGATTCGTTGA
- the era gene encoding GTPase Era, with product MTDRETNATRCGLVALVGRPNVGKTTLMNRMVGEKLAAITRKPHTTRHRILGIVTQGADQMVLMDTPGIDVEPRKRMNQLLTRTAVQALGEADVVCFIVEALRFDAGDEHVLRLLQASGRPALLVVNKVDRVADKSALLPFIDVRALEYDYLGVVPLSGRTGQNLQGLVDELRRHLPPGPFLYDPDQLSDRSERFRAEEMIREALLERLGQEVPYAVAVRVEGWEDRPGITHIDALILVERDSQKGIVIGKGGHMLKRVGQAAREQLEALLGRKIMLRLTVRVEAGWPQSERALRELGIDETR from the coding sequence ATGACGGATCGGGAAACGAACGCTACACGCTGCGGGCTGGTGGCCCTGGTCGGGCGACCGAACGTTGGCAAGACCACCCTGATGAACCGCATGGTCGGGGAGAAGCTGGCCGCGATCACGCGCAAGCCGCACACGACGCGTCATCGGATCCTCGGGATCGTGACGCAGGGTGCCGACCAGATGGTCCTGATGGATACGCCGGGCATCGATGTCGAGCCCCGGAAGCGGATGAACCAGCTGCTCACCCGGACCGCGGTGCAGGCACTGGGAGAGGCAGATGTCGTCTGCTTCATCGTCGAAGCGCTGCGCTTCGACGCTGGCGACGAGCACGTACTGAGGTTGCTGCAGGCCTCGGGCCGGCCCGCGCTGCTGGTGGTGAACAAGGTCGACCGCGTCGCCGATAAGTCCGCGCTGCTGCCGTTCATCGATGTACGGGCGCTGGAGTACGATTACCTCGGCGTGGTGCCGCTTTCCGGACGGACCGGTCAGAACCTGCAGGGGCTGGTCGACGAGTTGCGCCGGCATCTGCCGCCCGGGCCGTTCCTCTATGACCCGGATCAGCTCAGCGATCGCTCTGAGCGTTTCCGTGCCGAGGAGATGATCCGCGAGGCCCTGCTCGAACGCCTCGGGCAGGAGGTTCCCTACGCGGTCGCGGTGCGGGTGGAAGGCTGGGAGGACCGCCCTGGAATTACCCACATCGATGCGCTGATCCTGGTCGAACGCGACAGCCAGAAGGGGATCGTGATCGGCAAGGGTGGCCACATGCTGAAACGGGTCGGGCAGGCCGCCCGTGAGCAACTGGAGGCGCTGCTCGGACGCAAGATCATGCTGCGCCTGACCGTGCGCGTCGAGGCTGGCTGGCCGCAGAGTGAACGCGCGCTGCGCGAACTGGGCATCGACGAAACGCGGTGA
- the rnc gene encoding ribonuclease III — MPLSRAESRSHARPAAAIGAGDFRSLLPEALRAGDALEQALTHRSAGSRHNERMEFLGDAVLGLVIADALYERLPDAPEGDLTRLRAALVNRTALAELARGAGLEGALTLGQGERKSGGQRRESILADTLEALIGATYHAAGFEAARAFVLRLYAERLAHLPSAESLKDPKTRLQEWLQGRGEALPEYRVLEVSGPDHRRQFVVEVWLPSQSWGQRGAGSGRRRAEQAAAEAALDRLRREPLR, encoded by the coding sequence ATGCCACTGTCCCGGGCTGAGTCTCGATCACACGCGCGCCCTGCAGCAGCGATCGGTGCGGGCGATTTTCGCAGCCTGCTTCCAGAGGCGCTGCGTGCGGGTGACGCCCTGGAGCAGGCGTTGACCCACCGCAGCGCCGGTAGTCGTCACAACGAGCGCATGGAGTTCCTCGGCGACGCGGTGTTGGGTCTGGTGATCGCCGATGCCTTGTACGAACGCCTGCCCGACGCCCCGGAAGGGGACCTGACACGCCTGCGCGCGGCGCTGGTCAACCGGACAGCGCTCGCGGAACTCGCGCGCGGTGCCGGTCTGGAGGGGGCGCTGACGCTCGGGCAAGGGGAGCGCAAAAGTGGCGGCCAGCGCCGCGAATCGATCCTCGCCGACACGCTCGAGGCGCTGATCGGTGCCACCTACCATGCCGCGGGCTTCGAGGCAGCCCGCGCGTTCGTGCTGCGGCTCTATGCCGAGCGGCTGGCCCACCTGCCGAGCGCCGAGTCCCTGAAGGATCCGAAGACCCGCCTGCAGGAGTGGCTGCAGGGGCGTGGCGAGGCCCTGCCCGAATACCGGGTGCTGGAGGTGTCCGGTCCGGATCACCGGCGCCAGTTCGTGGTCGAGGTCTGGCTGCCGAGCCAGTCTTGGGGACAGCGCGGCGCCGGTTCCGGCCGACGCCGGGCCGAGCAGGCGGCGGCCGAGGCGGCGCTGGACCGGCTGCGGCGGGAACCGCTGCGATGA
- a CDS encoding glutaredoxin family protein, translating to MPDSGGTGCQQVPRLTLYFREGCGLCEQMHAELSVLESRYTFALERIDIDEDPRLVARFNAKVPVLAVDGEILCCHYLDTSALIDELTRHD from the coding sequence ATGCCCGATTCCGGCGGGACCGGTTGCCAGCAGGTCCCGCGCCTGACGCTGTACTTCCGGGAAGGCTGCGGACTCTGCGAGCAGATGCACGCAGAGCTTTCCGTGCTCGAAAGCCGGTATACTTTCGCGCTTGAGCGTATCGACATCGATGAAGATCCACGCCTGGTGGCCCGTTTCAATGCGAAGGTCCCGGTGCTGGCGGTGGACGGTGAGATCCTCTGCTGCCACTACCTCGATACGTCCGCACTGATCGACGAGCTGACCCGGCATGACTGA
- a CDS encoding DUF4845 domain-containing protein, which yields MMTSRRQMQGAGVLTVIALLLFALLIGTFVLTMGKDYMQYWTVRSIVIDVAKTPGAAERTPHQIWNEIERRFTINSIYDNVERENFTFEEDGGGRYMLLSYEVRRPFFGNLDLVANFNRRETLAP from the coding sequence ATGATGACAAGCAGACGACAGATGCAGGGCGCCGGTGTGCTGACGGTGATTGCGCTTCTGCTGTTTGCCCTGCTGATCGGGACTTTCGTTCTGACCATGGGCAAGGACTACATGCAGTACTGGACGGTGCGCAGCATCGTGATCGACGTCGCGAAGACACCGGGTGCCGCGGAGCGCACTCCACACCAGATCTGGAACGAAATCGAGCGGCGCTTCACGATCAATTCGATCTACGACAACGTGGAGCGCGAAAACTTCACGTTCGAGGAGGATGGCGGCGGGCGCTACATGTTGTTGTCCTACGAGGTGCGCCGGCCGTTTTTCGGCAACCTCGATCTGGTGGCCAATTTCAACCGCCGCGAAACCCTCGCGCCCTGA
- a CDS encoding MucB/RseB C-terminal domain-containing protein: protein MWGWVRNLPVMLLLVLPAASVGDEGDPVRWLERMTESLHLQSYEGTFVFQRGDRIDTVRVVHAAEEGGYRERLQTLTGSAREVVRSVDRLSVLKGARAEGEGAGEGAPQWPPAIAGALVRANDRYHLKSPGFDRIAGFPCYLLHAKARDELRYSHKYCLHRETGLPLLSELIDASGQLLERMVFTELEFLDVVFEDALQARGCDARHIDVRVPSEDALQEAAHEKWLFEDLPPGFAPVIATERSFGPNAPPSLHFVLSDGLATVSVYVDVSGEVSETFEGATRSGATHAVARPLAGHQLTVVGEVPRQTVEWIAGSARYLGDDGAGPGP from the coding sequence ATGTGGGGCTGGGTACGCAACCTCCCGGTCATGCTTCTTCTGGTCCTGCCGGCTGCCTCCGTCGGTGACGAGGGCGATCCGGTCCGCTGGCTGGAGCGCATGACCGAAAGCCTGCACCTGCAGAGCTACGAAGGGACTTTCGTGTTCCAGCGGGGTGACCGGATCGATACCGTCCGGGTGGTGCATGCGGCCGAAGAGGGCGGTTACCGGGAACGTCTCCAAACCTTGACCGGTTCCGCCCGCGAGGTGGTCCGGTCGGTAGACCGGCTGAGCGTCCTGAAAGGCGCTCGCGCCGAGGGTGAGGGTGCGGGTGAAGGAGCGCCGCAATGGCCCCCTGCAATCGCGGGGGCGCTGGTCCGGGCGAATGACCGCTATCACCTGAAATCGCCGGGGTTCGACCGCATCGCCGGCTTCCCCTGTTACCTGCTGCATGCGAAGGCCCGGGACGAGTTGCGCTACAGTCACAAGTACTGCCTGCATCGCGAAACCGGGTTGCCGCTACTGAGCGAACTGATCGACGCCAGCGGACAGTTGCTGGAGCGGATGGTCTTCACCGAGTTGGAGTTCCTCGACGTGGTGTTCGAGGACGCCCTGCAGGCGCGGGGATGCGATGCGCGGCATATCGATGTACGTGTTCCGTCCGAGGATGCGCTGCAGGAGGCGGCCCACGAGAAGTGGTTGTTCGAGGACCTTCCGCCGGGGTTTGCGCCGGTGATCGCGACCGAGCGCTCTTTCGGCCCAAATGCGCCGCCGTCGCTGCACTTTGTGCTGAGTGACGGTCTGGCAACCGTGTCGGTCTATGTCGACGTGTCCGGCGAGGTGTCGGAAACCTTCGAGGGCGCGACGCGCTCCGGGGCGACGCACGCCGTGGCCAGGCCGCTGGCTGGACACCAGTTGACGGTGGTGGGCGAGGTGCCGAGGCAGACGGTGGAATGGATCGCCGGGTCTGCACGCTACCTGGGTGACGATGGTGCGGGGCCGGGGCCCTGA
- a CDS encoding DegQ family serine endoprotease, with protein MKIYRWFVLAVVLIAFSAPVAAGQLPDFVPLAEEYSPAVVNISSTRERASAEGGREMPELPEGMPFGDLLERFFGERGMPQPFERERASLGSGFIYTADGYILTNHHVVEGASEIVVRLSDRRVFTAELVGSDPQSDVAVLKIDADDLPTLKLGSSERLRVGEWVLAIGSPFGFDHSVTAGIVSAKGRSLPSDNYVPFIQTDVAINPGNSGGPLFNLDGEVVGINSQIYSRTGGFMGLSFAIPIEMAVEVAEQLRETGTVTRGWLGVLIQEVTRELADSFGMSRPTGALVAQVQPNSPAERAGFRTGDVILRFNGIDVPRSSALPPIVGRTPVDSEVEVDVRRGSEEIVIEVTIDALPEEVAAGRGMPPRATEPQTLLGMQIEPLGAEERSALGLGETGVRVRGVTGNPARAAGIAAGDVIAQFAGEAVSSPEDLEEKANAAEPGRSVAVLIHRDGNPVFIALRIPNP; from the coding sequence ATGAAAATCTATCGTTGGTTTGTACTTGCGGTTGTGCTGATCGCGTTCTCGGCCCCGGTAGCCGCGGGCCAGCTCCCGGACTTCGTGCCGCTGGCCGAGGAATACAGTCCGGCAGTCGTGAACATTTCCTCTACACGGGAGCGCGCGTCCGCCGAGGGAGGCAGAGAGATGCCCGAGCTCCCCGAAGGCATGCCCTTTGGCGACCTGCTCGAACGGTTTTTCGGCGAACGGGGTATGCCGCAGCCCTTCGAACGTGAGCGCGCATCGCTGGGCTCCGGGTTCATCTACACGGCGGACGGTTACATTCTGACCAACCATCACGTGGTCGAAGGGGCCTCGGAGATCGTGGTCCGGCTGTCGGACCGGCGCGTATTCACGGCGGAACTCGTGGGCTCCGATCCCCAGAGTGACGTGGCGGTATTGAAGATCGACGCCGATGACCTTCCCACGCTGAAACTCGGTTCCTCTGAACGGCTCCGGGTCGGCGAGTGGGTGCTTGCGATCGGCTCGCCCTTCGGTTTTGATCACTCGGTGACGGCCGGCATCGTCAGTGCGAAGGGGCGCAGCCTGCCCTCGGACAACTACGTGCCGTTCATCCAGACCGACGTCGCGATCAACCCTGGAAACTCGGGGGGGCCGCTGTTCAATCTGGATGGCGAGGTCGTCGGCATCAATTCCCAGATCTACAGCCGCACTGGCGGGTTCATGGGGCTCTCGTTCGCGATTCCGATCGAGATGGCGGTCGAAGTCGCGGAGCAGCTGCGCGAGACCGGCACGGTGACTCGCGGCTGGCTGGGGGTGCTGATCCAGGAGGTGACGCGCGAACTTGCCGATTCCTTCGGCATGTCGCGCCCCACGGGTGCCCTGGTCGCACAGGTGCAGCCGAACAGCCCCGCCGAGCGGGCGGGATTCCGGACCGGTGACGTGATCCTGCGTTTCAACGGCATCGACGTGCCGCGCTCGAGTGCTCTGCCGCCGATCGTTGGGCGTACCCCGGTCGATTCCGAGGTCGAGGTCGACGTGCGGCGCGGCAGTGAGGAGATCGTGATCGAGGTCACGATCGATGCGTTGCCCGAGGAGGTTGCGGCCGGTCGAGGGATGCCGCCGCGTGCCACCGAACCTCAGACCCTGCTCGGCATGCAGATCGAGCCGCTGGGTGCCGAAGAGCGCTCGGCGCTAGGTCTGGGCGAGACCGGGGTCCGGGTGCGCGGGGTCACCGGCAACCCGGCGCGCGCCGCCGGGATCGCCGCCGGCGACGTAATCGCGCAGTTCGCGGGGGAGGCGGTGAGTTCGCCGGAAGATCTCGAGGAAAAGGCGAACGCGGCAGAGCCGGGCCGCTCGGTTGCCGTGCTGATCCACCGCGACGGCAACCCGGTGTTCATCGCCTTGCGCATTCCCAACCCGTGA
- the lepA gene encoding translation elongation factor 4 has translation MTETRLTRNFSIIAHIDHGKSTLADRLIQVCGGLTEREMAEQVLDSMDLERERGITIKAQSVSLFYDAADGQRYQLNFIDTPGHVDFSYEVSRSLAACEGALLVVDASQGVEAQSVANCYTAIDQGLEVVPVLNKIDLPAAEPDRVATEIEDVIGIEAANAIQVSAKTGAGVPELLEELVRRIPPPEGRADAPLQALVIDSWYDNYLGVVALVRVKVGQLHAKRRIIAMSVGRAYEVDRVGVFTPKPVDRPFLDVGDVGYVIASIKDITGAKVGDTFTDAQNPATTPLPGFQEVQPRVFAGLFPISAEAFNDLRDALDKLRLNDASLQFEPETSQALGFGFRCGFLGMLHMEIVQERLEREYNLDLITTAPTVVYEVEKTDGEVVPVHNPSELPPANEVAEIREPVILANILVPQEFVGAVMTLCQEKRGVQTKMQYLGRQVALAYEMPMSEVVLDFFDRLKSSTKGYASFDYQPLRFQAAPLVRVDILINGERVDALSVILHRDQAQTRGRELTERMCGIIPRQMFEVAIQAAIGSKVIARSTVKALRKNVLAKCYGGDVSRKRKLLEKQKAGKRRMKQIGRVDVPQEAFLAVLSTGEKQG, from the coding sequence ATGACTGAGACCCGACTGACACGCAACTTTTCCATCATCGCGCATATCGACCATGGCAAGTCGACGCTCGCGGACCGACTCATCCAGGTCTGCGGCGGGCTGACCGAGCGTGAAATGGCCGAGCAGGTGCTGGATTCGATGGATCTCGAGCGCGAGCGCGGCATCACCATCAAGGCCCAGAGCGTGTCGCTGTTCTACGACGCGGCTGATGGCCAGCGCTACCAGCTGAACTTCATCGACACACCTGGGCATGTCGACTTCTCCTACGAAGTCTCACGCTCGCTCGCCGCCTGCGAGGGTGCGCTGCTGGTGGTCGATGCGTCCCAGGGTGTCGAGGCACAGAGCGTCGCCAACTGTTACACCGCGATCGACCAGGGCCTGGAGGTCGTGCCGGTACTGAACAAGATCGATCTGCCGGCCGCGGAGCCCGACCGGGTCGCGACTGAGATCGAGGACGTGATCGGTATTGAGGCGGCGAACGCGATCCAGGTCTCTGCGAAGACCGGGGCAGGCGTGCCGGAACTGTTGGAGGAACTGGTGCGTCGGATCCCGCCGCCGGAAGGCCGTGCGGACGCTCCGCTGCAGGCGCTGGTCATCGACTCCTGGTACGACAACTACCTCGGCGTGGTGGCGCTGGTACGGGTCAAGGTCGGCCAGCTGCACGCAAAGCGCCGGATCATCGCGATGTCGGTCGGACGTGCCTACGAAGTGGACCGGGTCGGCGTGTTCACCCCGAAGCCGGTGGACCGGCCGTTCCTCGACGTCGGCGATGTCGGTTATGTGATCGCGAGCATCAAGGACATCACCGGGGCAAAGGTCGGCGACACCTTCACCGACGCGCAGAACCCGGCCACCACCCCGCTGCCGGGTTTCCAGGAGGTGCAGCCGCGCGTCTTCGCCGGGCTGTTCCCTATCAGCGCCGAGGCCTTCAACGACCTGCGCGACGCCCTGGACAAGCTGCGCCTGAACGACGCCTCCCTGCAGTTCGAGCCGGAGACCTCGCAGGCGCTGGGATTCGGATTCCGCTGCGGTTTCCTCGGGATGCTGCACATGGAGATCGTGCAGGAGCGATTGGAGCGCGAGTACAACCTGGATCTCATCACTACCGCGCCCACGGTGGTCTACGAGGTCGAGAAGACCGACGGCGAAGTGGTGCCGGTGCACAATCCGTCGGAACTTCCGCCTGCCAACGAGGTGGCGGAGATCCGTGAACCGGTGATCCTGGCCAACATCCTGGTGCCGCAGGAATTCGTCGGCGCGGTGATGACGCTCTGCCAGGAGAAGCGGGGCGTCCAGACGAAGATGCAGTACCTCGGGCGGCAGGTTGCACTCGCCTACGAGATGCCGATGTCCGAGGTGGTGCTGGACTTCTTCGATCGCCTCAAGTCCTCCACCAAGGGGTATGCCTCCTTTGACTATCAGCCCCTGCGTTTCCAGGCGGCACCACTGGTCCGGGTCGACATTCTGATCAACGGCGAGCGGGTCGATGCCCTATCGGTGATCCTGCACCGCGACCAGGCCCAGACGCGCGGTCGCGAACTGACCGAGCGCATGTGTGGCATCATCCCACGCCAGATGTTCGAGGTCGCGATCCAGGCGGCGATCGGTTCCAAGGTGATCGCCCGTTCGACGGTGAAGGCGCTGCGCAAGAATGTCCTTGCGAAGTGCTACGGCGGCGATGTCAGCCGCAAGCGCAAGCTGCTGGAGAAGCAGAAGGCGGGCAAACGCCGCATGAAGCAGATCGGCCGCGTCGATGTGCCGCAGGAGGCCTTCCTGGCCGTGCTGTCGACCGGGGAGAAGCAGGGGTGA
- a CDS encoding SoxR reducing system RseC family protein — MTAWIEERGVVLAADAQWATVRMQRQSTCGSCSARSGCGNGVLAEVLGRRALELRLPNHQHGLHSGDRVILGVEDRALVSSAFAMYLLPLLGLIAVPVAAGWAVPAIAEGWLVLAGAAGFAAGLVGVRRWLRGQGRRLEPILLGVESVRTQVPGGK; from the coding sequence ATGACGGCCTGGATCGAGGAGCGGGGTGTGGTCCTGGCGGCCGACGCACAGTGGGCCACCGTCCGCATGCAGCGCCAATCGACCTGCGGCTCCTGCTCGGCGCGCAGCGGGTGCGGCAATGGTGTGCTGGCTGAGGTGCTCGGGCGTCGGGCGCTGGAGTTGCGGCTGCCCAATCATCAGCACGGCCTGCACAGCGGTGATCGGGTGATTTTGGGGGTCGAGGACCGTGCCCTCGTTTCGAGTGCCTTCGCAATGTACCTGCTGCCGCTGCTCGGGCTGATCGCTGTCCCGGTGGCTGCAGGCTGGGCCGTGCCGGCAATTGCGGAAGGCTGGCTCGTGCTCGCGGGCGCGGCGGGATTCGCGGCGGGGCTTGTCGGTGTGCGGCGTTGGTTGCGCGGCCAGGGCCGGCGACTCGAACCGATTTTGCTGGGGGTGGAGTCCGTCCGGACGCAGGTTCCGGGCGGGAAGTGA